One window of the Agrobacterium larrymoorei genome contains the following:
- a CDS encoding SfnB family sulfur acquisition oxidoreductase has protein sequence MTISNIKTKDAAQGVPAVSRPSEPAHIIKSDAEAIEVAKKLAAEIAPGAALRDRDRIWPVKELDAFSQSGLWSINVPKAFGGPEVSYATLAKVIEIVSAADSSIGQIAQNHLGVVAAIRTVSDEAQQKLLFTEVLKGTRFGNAFSEFGSKRAADFETKFVDAGDHVIVNGQKFYSSGALLAHLVPIVALDDEGRAWYAIAERDAPGLTVIDDWSSFGQRTTLSGTVILNNVKVPKTHLVPGYKGYAEPTADGAIFQIIQVAVDTGIAQAAIDETVSFVRTKSRAWVDSGVDNAWDDPYTIQAVGDLTLRLHAAQALLEKAGYAIDRAIQNPNAETVAEAQIVTAEAKILSTEIAIAATNKLFELAGTRSTLAEHHLDRHWRNARTHTLHDPVRWKYSILGKYFLNGEKPPLHAWS, from the coding sequence ATGACCATTTCCAACATCAAGACGAAAGATGCGGCTCAAGGCGTTCCGGCCGTGTCGCGGCCGAGCGAGCCGGCACACATCATCAAGAGTGACGCCGAGGCGATCGAAGTCGCGAAGAAACTGGCCGCCGAAATAGCCCCGGGTGCAGCCCTTCGCGACCGCGATCGTATCTGGCCGGTGAAGGAACTCGATGCCTTCTCGCAGAGCGGTCTCTGGTCGATCAACGTGCCGAAGGCATTCGGCGGTCCGGAGGTCTCTTATGCGACGCTCGCCAAGGTGATCGAGATCGTTTCTGCGGCCGATTCCTCTATCGGCCAGATCGCGCAGAACCATCTCGGCGTCGTCGCGGCGATCCGCACGGTTTCCGACGAAGCGCAGCAGAAACTGCTGTTCACCGAGGTATTGAAGGGAACGCGCTTCGGCAATGCCTTCTCCGAATTCGGCTCCAAACGGGCGGCGGATTTCGAGACGAAGTTTGTCGATGCTGGCGACCATGTGATCGTCAACGGCCAGAAATTTTACTCCTCCGGTGCACTTCTCGCCCATCTCGTGCCGATCGTTGCGCTCGATGATGAAGGCCGGGCCTGGTATGCGATTGCCGAGCGCGACGCACCCGGATTGACCGTGATCGATGACTGGTCATCCTTCGGGCAGCGGACGACATTGTCCGGCACTGTGATCCTGAACAATGTCAAAGTGCCCAAGACCCATCTGGTCCCCGGCTACAAGGGCTATGCGGAGCCGACCGCCGATGGTGCGATTTTCCAGATTATCCAGGTCGCGGTCGATACCGGGATTGCGCAGGCGGCGATCGATGAGACCGTTTCCTTCGTGCGCACCAAGAGCCGCGCCTGGGTCGACAGCGGCGTAGACAACGCCTGGGACGATCCCTACACGATCCAGGCGGTCGGCGATTTGACGCTGCGCCTGCACGCCGCGCAGGCTCTGCTGGAAAAGGCCGGTTACGCCATTGACCGAGCGATCCAGAACCCAAATGCTGAAACGGTTGCTGAGGCCCAGATCGTCACTGCCGAAGCGAAGATCCTCTCGACGGAAATTGCCATTGCAGCGACCAACAAGCTCTTCGAGCTGGCGGGCACGCGGTCTACGCTCGCTGAGCACCACCTCGATCGTCATTGGCGCAATGCCCGCACCCA
- a CDS encoding ABC transporter ATP-binding protein has product MTNANRLLTVEGLHATYNHAITALQGVTLSLGRGEILALLGANGAGKSTTLKAVSNLLPAERGQVLAGPILFDGRDVTRETPASLVRLGLVQVLEGRHCFKTLTVEENLVSGGLGRSATRTEIATDLEKIYAHFPRLKEKRRVLSGLTSGGEQQMTAIGRALMSRPRLLVLDEPSMGLAPLIVQDIFRTLKRLNREEGLSILVAEQNSAVALTYADRAIVLENGVSVLSGTAAELKARDDVKAFYLGQKPAAPVAHIH; this is encoded by the coding sequence ATGACCAACGCGAACAGGCTGCTCACTGTGGAGGGTCTCCATGCAACCTACAATCATGCCATCACCGCTTTGCAAGGCGTCACGCTTTCGCTGGGGCGAGGGGAAATTCTTGCCCTGCTCGGCGCGAACGGTGCTGGCAAGTCGACGACGCTGAAGGCGGTTTCCAACCTCCTTCCGGCTGAACGCGGGCAGGTGCTTGCTGGCCCTATCCTGTTTGACGGGCGTGATGTCACGCGCGAAACTCCGGCAAGCCTCGTCCGTCTCGGTCTTGTACAGGTGCTCGAAGGTCGCCATTGCTTCAAGACGCTGACGGTCGAGGAAAATCTGGTCTCCGGCGGTCTTGGCCGGTCCGCCACGCGCACCGAAATTGCGACCGATCTAGAGAAAATTTACGCGCATTTTCCTAGGCTTAAGGAAAAGCGCCGGGTGCTTTCCGGCCTTACTTCGGGCGGCGAGCAGCAGATGACCGCCATCGGTCGGGCGCTGATGTCGCGGCCGCGACTGCTGGTGCTAGACGAACCGTCGATGGGGCTGGCGCCTCTTATCGTGCAGGACATTTTCCGCACACTGAAGCGCCTCAACCGCGAAGAAGGTCTTTCGATTCTGGTTGCCGAACAAAACTCAGCAGTCGCGCTGACCTATGCCGACCGTGCCATTGTTTTGGAGAACGGGGTGAGCGTGCTGTCCGGCACGGCTGCCGAACTCAAGGCGCGGGATGACGTGAAAGCTTTTTACCTAGGCCAGAAGCCGGCGGCGCCTGTCGCGCACATTCACTGA